The proteins below come from a single Pandoraea apista genomic window:
- a CDS encoding efflux RND transporter periplasmic adaptor subunit, which translates to MSASLITSVLLLAACSDRGEKDTADATPEAVVRTVERRAEPLTTQQPGRLEAFRSADVRARASGVVIERRYQEGQKVAKGDVLFRIDPQPLSAALDAARGALAKAQAEHDSARDKIERYRGLLEERAISAREDAESRAAEARARAEVLAARAEVRKAELNLGYTSVVSPIAGRVRRAEVTEGALVGLDSATLLTRVEQIDPIYVNFSQPAAEVYAMTRDLRAGKLQHGSESAAPQVHVTLPDGRAYTLPGKLLFTDLAVDPGTDTIAMRALLPNPDGVLLPGAFVKVSMQGAVNPNVVRVPRESLTRTADGAVVRVVDAQGKVHDTKVHAEAIDGHDWLVTDGLKGGEKVIVQNVAQFADGMQVKLKEAATDAAAKAQPPRDAKPQDNAKPVEPARAGPASNAETQ; encoded by the coding sequence GAGCCGCTCACGACTCAGCAACCGGGACGCCTGGAGGCTTTCCGCAGTGCCGACGTGCGCGCCCGTGCGAGTGGTGTGGTCATCGAGCGCCGCTATCAGGAAGGCCAGAAGGTCGCCAAGGGAGACGTGCTGTTCCGCATCGACCCGCAACCGCTGTCGGCGGCGCTCGACGCCGCTCGCGGCGCGCTCGCCAAAGCGCAGGCCGAGCATGATTCGGCCCGTGACAAGATCGAACGCTATCGGGGCCTGCTCGAAGAGCGTGCGATCAGCGCCCGCGAAGATGCCGAGTCGCGCGCGGCCGAAGCCCGCGCCCGTGCAGAGGTGCTCGCTGCCCGGGCAGAAGTCCGTAAGGCGGAACTCAACCTCGGTTATACGAGTGTGGTCTCGCCCATCGCGGGGCGTGTGCGTCGCGCAGAAGTCACCGAAGGCGCACTCGTCGGACTCGATTCGGCGACGTTGCTCACGCGCGTGGAGCAGATCGACCCGATCTACGTGAACTTCTCGCAACCGGCCGCCGAGGTCTACGCCATGACACGCGATCTGCGCGCGGGCAAGCTGCAACATGGCAGCGAGTCGGCTGCGCCACAGGTACACGTGACCTTGCCCGACGGGCGCGCGTACACGTTGCCCGGCAAGCTGCTCTTCACCGATCTGGCGGTCGACCCGGGCACGGACACTATCGCCATGCGCGCCTTGCTGCCAAACCCGGACGGCGTGCTGCTGCCGGGCGCCTTCGTGAAGGTGAGCATGCAGGGGGCGGTCAATCCGAACGTCGTTCGCGTGCCGCGCGAATCGCTCACCCGCACGGCCGATGGCGCTGTGGTGCGTGTGGTCGATGCGCAGGGCAAGGTACACGACACCAAGGTGCATGCCGAAGCGATCGACGGCCATGACTGGCTGGTGACGGACGGTCTCAAAGGTGGCGAGAAGGTCATCGTGCAGAACGTCGCGCAGTTCGCCGACGGCATGCAAGTCAAGCTCAAGGAAGCCGCCACGGACGCCGCCGCCAAAGCGCAACCGCCTCGTGACGCGAAGCCGCAAGACAACGCCAAACCGGTAGAGCCCGCACGGGCTGGTCCGGCCTCCAACGCGGAGACGCAATAA